A part of Saccharomonospora amisosensis genomic DNA contains:
- a CDS encoding ABC transporter ATP-binding protein, which yields MSFVSPSTATEPTTQLPHAGNLPAGDQVRRDGNGQLRHSMEVRNVVKSFGSFRVMNGMSIDFVDDAITTVLGPSGTGKSVLLKHLVGLLEPDDGEIVVFGKNIWQISEKERYDLRKKFGVLFQDGALFGSMNIYDNTAFPLRKHTDLDESDIEEIVVSRLQEVGLEKAMAKLPSEVSGGMRKRAGFARALVLDPEVVLFDEPDSGLDPVRTSLLNDLILKMHNEHKGTYLLVTHDIRTARKVSDYVGLIWQGQVVHYGEAEEAFASEDPFVRQFLSGDSAGPLGMD from the coding sequence ATGTCCTTTGTGTCACCCTCGACGGCGACAGAGCCGACGACGCAACTTCCCCATGCGGGGAACCTGCCTGCCGGCGATCAGGTGCGTCGAGACGGCAACGGACAGCTGCGGCACTCGATGGAAGTGCGGAATGTCGTCAAGTCGTTCGGCAGCTTCCGGGTTATGAACGGAATGAGCATCGACTTCGTCGATGACGCGATCACGACCGTCCTGGGACCTTCAGGGACCGGCAAAAGCGTACTTTTGAAGCACCTCGTAGGACTGCTGGAGCCGGATGACGGAGAGATCGTCGTGTTCGGCAAGAACATCTGGCAAATCAGCGAGAAGGAACGCTACGACCTGCGCAAGAAGTTTGGCGTCCTGTTTCAGGACGGTGCACTTTTCGGATCGATGAATATTTACGACAACACCGCCTTCCCGCTGCGTAAGCACACCGATCTCGATGAGTCGGATATCGAGGAAATTGTGGTGAGTCGGCTCCAGGAGGTCGGGCTGGAGAAGGCGATGGCGAAACTACCCAGTGAAGTTTCGGGTGGGATGCGCAAGCGGGCCGGATTCGCGAGGGCGCTCGTGCTGGATCCCGAGGTCGTGCTGTTCGACGAACCGGATTCCGGTCTCGATCCGGTGCGTACCAGCCTGCTCAACGACCTCATCCTCAAAATGCACAACGAGCACAAGGGGACCTACCTTCTCGTCACGCATGACATTAGGACCGCGCGGAAGGTTAGTGACTATGTTGGCCTGATCTGGCAGGGACAGGTGGTGCATTACGGCGAGGCCGAGGAGGCATTCGCGTCCGAGGATCCGTTTGTCCGGCAGTTTCTCTCCGGAGATTCCGCTGGACCGTTGGGAATGGACTGA
- a CDS encoding ABC transporter permease, producing the protein MSSGMPRPTETGTQAGRSRARPPKPADVIVSPGSIVKSIKEAVTTGGDIARFSWQVVRALPDLRHYPTEVFHQCGVLILSSGLIIWMMQFVMGYECGLEGNYTLKQIGAPLYSGIFNAWCGIREMAPYMWGYIISAKVGCGLVAEIGSMRISDEIDAMEVMGVKSRSYLVGARVVAAWLALPFLYIVGLGIMYIGEYLTTVKMLGGVSEGGYSFIFWLYQNPADLLYSLVKVMAMGTAVVFVGCYYGYTASGGSVGVGRSTAKSMMLNMVLVHVIGVLGTQLFWGLSPNAPIAN; encoded by the coding sequence GTGAGTAGCGGAATGCCACGACCGACAGAGACCGGCACGCAGGCCGGCCGTTCACGAGCCCGTCCTCCGAAGCCGGCCGATGTCATCGTCTCCCCGGGCAGTATCGTCAAGTCCATCAAGGAGGCGGTGACGACCGGTGGTGACATCGCGCGGTTCTCCTGGCAGGTGGTTCGCGCGTTACCTGACTTGCGTCATTACCCGACCGAGGTGTTCCACCAATGTGGCGTGCTCATCCTGTCAAGCGGATTGATCATCTGGATGATGCAGTTCGTCATGGGATACGAGTGCGGCTTGGAGGGCAACTACACGCTGAAACAAATCGGCGCGCCGTTATACTCTGGTATTTTCAACGCCTGGTGTGGCATCCGCGAGATGGCGCCCTACATGTGGGGATACATCATCTCCGCGAAGGTCGGATGCGGCCTTGTAGCCGAAATCGGGTCCATGCGCATCTCGGACGAGATCGATGCGATGGAAGTCATGGGCGTGAAATCGCGCAGTTACCTGGTCGGAGCCAGGGTGGTCGCGGCGTGGCTCGCGCTTCCGTTTCTCTACATCGTCGGACTCGGCATCATGTACATCGGTGAGTACCTCACGACGGTGAAGATGCTGGGCGGGGTGTCCGAAGGCGGATACAGCTTCATTTTCTGGCTCTATCAAAATCCCGCCGATCTGCTGTATTCCCTTGTCAAAGTGATGGCGATGGGAACAGCCGTCGTGTTCGTGGGATGCTACTACGGCTACACGGCCAGTGGCGGGTCCGTCGGTGTGGGCCGAAGTACGGCGAAGTCCATGATGCTGAACATGGTGCTGGTGCATGTGATCGGAGTGCTGGGCACCCAACTGTTCTGGGGCCTCAGTCCCAACGCGCCGATCGCGAACTGA
- a CDS encoding MlaD family protein — translation MSKQPNQVPRRLPRGRILAVVAVAVLGVTAGTVGIDQESEPGQTTIVARFADASPLLVGNEVKVSGVKVGQVAAMDVRGGKASVVLSLESEALPVHTDARATIRPVSLLGERYVELDRGSPDAPVLGDGDVLPMRQTGAQADLDEVLNTVDDPTGRSLAALVTMLGEGIRGNGGNVDATIRALESSMNDTTALSGVLRDQNQLLGSLVDKLQPVASALAADQGANLDRLVASARKLTAATATKRRELTETLRRLPETLATARATLAQLTGTAAETTPTLAAIRPTTDDLAAISAEIQRFADAADPALAHANPVLEHAQRLLDEARPVVDQLRQAGPDLRSAVGDLRPVVGELTANLGNVLGFIRNWALTTNGRDGISHYFRAMLVVSPDLLGAAVPTPNGAPPAQQQGPPSERPPETSPQPDRAPLPLPQVPGLTGDGGILGGLLSTEQDPKAGVTGLDPQQEQGLVQFLIGGGGR, via the coding sequence ATGAGCAAGCAGCCCAACCAGGTGCCTCGTCGGCTACCGCGTGGCCGGATTCTCGCCGTCGTCGCGGTGGCCGTGCTCGGGGTGACAGCGGGAACAGTCGGCATTGACCAGGAGAGCGAGCCGGGCCAGACCACGATCGTCGCGCGCTTCGCCGATGCGAGTCCTCTGCTGGTCGGCAACGAGGTGAAGGTCAGTGGCGTGAAGGTCGGCCAGGTGGCGGCGATGGATGTGCGGGGCGGCAAGGCCTCCGTGGTGCTGAGCCTGGAGAGCGAGGCCCTTCCCGTGCACACGGACGCCAGGGCCACCATCCGTCCAGTGAGCCTGCTCGGCGAGCGCTACGTCGAGCTGGATCGGGGAAGCCCCGACGCGCCGGTACTCGGCGATGGCGATGTCCTCCCGATGCGGCAAACCGGCGCGCAGGCCGACCTCGATGAGGTGCTCAACACGGTCGACGACCCCACCGGACGGTCGCTGGCCGCGCTGGTGACCATGCTCGGGGAAGGTATCCGTGGCAACGGCGGAAATGTCGACGCCACCATCCGGGCCCTCGAGTCGTCGATGAACGACACCACGGCCCTGTCCGGTGTCCTGCGGGACCAGAACCAGCTGCTCGGCAGCCTGGTGGACAAGCTGCAGCCTGTCGCGAGCGCTCTCGCCGCCGACCAGGGAGCCAACCTCGACCGGCTGGTCGCCTCGGCGCGAAAGCTCACCGCGGCCACCGCCACGAAACGGCGGGAACTGACCGAGACGTTGCGGCGTCTGCCAGAGACCCTCGCGACGGCCCGCGCGACGCTCGCCCAGCTCACCGGCACCGCCGCCGAGACCACGCCGACCCTCGCGGCGATCCGGCCCACCACCGACGACCTCGCCGCGATCAGCGCCGAAATCCAGCGCTTCGCCGACGCCGCCGATCCCGCCCTGGCGCACGCCAACCCCGTCCTCGAGCACGCTCAGCGCCTGCTGGACGAGGCCAGGCCGGTGGTGGACCAGCTTCGGCAGGCCGGTCCGGACCTGCGGTCGGCGGTGGGCGACCTGCGTCCGGTCGTCGGTGAACTGACCGCCAACCTCGGCAACGTGCTCGGCTTCATCCGTAACTGGGCACTGACCACCAACGGCCGGGATGGCATCTCACACTACTTCCGCGCGATGCTGGTCGTCAGTCCGGATCTGCTCGGCGCGGCCGTGCCCACGCCCAACGGCGCGCCACCCGCGCAGCAGCAAGGTCCGCCCTCCGAACGACCGCCGGAAACATCACCCCAGCCTGACCGTGCGCCGTTGCCCCTGCCGCAGGTACCCGGCCTTACCGGGGACGGCGGCATCCTCGGTGGGCTGCTCTCCACCGAACAGGACCCCAAGGCAGGTGTGACCGGGCTCGACCCACAGCAGGAGCAGGGACTCGTCCAGTTCCTCATCGGGGGAGGAGGTCGATGA
- a CDS encoding MlaD family protein, which translates to MRRILAFGVVAVVVLGVAGFVLGRDDGYRVDVVLASATNVVEGGSVHVNGFEAGRVENIAVQDGKARVTLAMNNDHAPLHDGAVVTIEWKAALGERIVAVADGPAGNAVIPDGGMIRGEMPTPMEVDQVLAALDEPTREHLSSLIRRLDKSVDGNEEDLRDTLRSAGPALEALGEVLRAVGSDGPAIKQLITQLDGIVSTLVNREQAIRNIIEQVSTTTRLTAQQKHAVAEALDKLPGTLDTAKTTLDRVPSVADKAVPLLEDLKPATDKLPSVARNLRPVLADLRPLVAELRPTLAVARDLLRYTPGLLDSAHGVLPGANSLVGDLTPALSFLRPYTPEIAGWAANWGSANANYDTNGHYARIYVQAGLGSVNVNPGIVPPGYKKDLTPAPGSLVDQPWVDAAGGGVR; encoded by the coding sequence ATGCGACGTATCTTGGCTTTCGGCGTCGTCGCCGTCGTCGTTCTCGGAGTTGCCGGCTTCGTGCTGGGGAGGGACGACGGTTATCGAGTCGACGTGGTGCTCGCATCGGCCACCAACGTCGTCGAAGGCGGCTCAGTTCACGTCAACGGTTTCGAGGCGGGCAGGGTAGAGAACATCGCGGTGCAGGACGGCAAGGCCCGGGTCACGTTGGCGATGAACAACGACCACGCTCCGCTGCACGACGGTGCGGTCGTGACCATCGAGTGGAAGGCGGCGCTGGGTGAACGTATCGTCGCCGTCGCGGACGGGCCCGCCGGGAACGCCGTCATCCCGGACGGAGGAATGATCCGAGGGGAAATGCCTACGCCGATGGAGGTCGACCAGGTTCTCGCGGCACTGGATGAGCCCACGCGAGAGCACCTGTCCTCCCTGATCCGGCGGCTTGACAAGTCCGTGGACGGCAACGAAGAGGACCTCCGTGACACGTTGCGGTCGGCGGGGCCGGCGCTGGAGGCCCTGGGTGAGGTTCTGCGGGCGGTCGGCAGTGACGGTCCGGCGATCAAGCAACTGATCACCCAACTGGATGGCATCGTGTCCACGCTCGTCAACCGCGAGCAGGCCATCCGCAATATCATCGAGCAGGTTTCGACCACGACCCGTCTCACCGCACAGCAAAAGCACGCGGTGGCGGAGGCGTTGGACAAACTTCCGGGCACGTTGGACACGGCGAAGACGACACTGGACCGGGTCCCTTCCGTCGCGGACAAGGCGGTTCCGCTGCTCGAGGATCTGAAACCCGCTACCGACAAGTTGCCGTCGGTGGCGCGGAACCTGAGGCCGGTGCTGGCTGACCTGCGCCCGCTCGTCGCGGAACTGCGGCCAACACTGGCGGTGGCGCGGGATCTGCTTCGCTACACCCCGGGGTTGCTGGACAGCGCTCATGGGGTACTGCCGGGCGCCAACTCACTAGTCGGGGACCTCACTCCCGCGTTGAGTTTTCTCCGGCCCTACACCCCGGAGATCGCCGGATGGGCCGCGAACTGGGGCTCCGCGAACGCCAACTATGACACCAACGGCCATTACGCCCGGATCTACGTTCAGGCCGGGCTCGGCAGTGTCAACGTCAATCCGGGCATCGTCCCCCCCGGCTACAAGAAGGACCTGACACCGGCGCCCGGTTCGCTGGTCGACCAGCCCTGGGTGGATGCCGCCGGAGGTGGAGTGCGATGA
- a CDS encoding MlaD family protein, with the protein MMASNSKRRRRSVLTGIVVLVVFVASVGVAITANKGIPGLPRTVVRAEFVEVGGLRSGDDVRINDVRVGQVGEITLVDGKPVVELRFDGHRSIYRNATAVTASVGARSALGQKYVAFNPGSPQAGAVDPGEVIPASETTGAQELSDLLAVLDEPTRKALGSTLRETGGGVAGHTQDLRDTLAALPTELPDLGTVSRALTTEGGADLVQTLQAVDRFSGRFQGREQQLSNLVRQLDTTLRSVAVDDARPVSDALTKAPDTLTKVRGSLEALRRPLADTEAAAAALRPGAQALGQATPDVRGVLREGIPPLNKVPGVAGQAMPAVDGLTRTFTDARPVAPRIREAVGSAQQPLAVLAPYAPEISLWFTHATDALHQGDAAGHWLRFSPPVGTSTATGIVRGLRDPLTARNPYPAPGEAARDKSTLLGPR; encoded by the coding sequence ATGATGGCAAGCAACAGCAAGCGCCGCCGGCGTTCGGTGCTCACCGGAATCGTGGTGCTCGTGGTGTTCGTGGCCTCCGTTGGCGTCGCGATCACCGCGAACAAGGGCATACCCGGTCTGCCGCGCACCGTGGTGCGCGCCGAGTTCGTTGAGGTCGGAGGCTTGCGCAGCGGGGATGACGTGCGGATCAACGACGTGCGCGTCGGGCAGGTCGGCGAGATCACCCTGGTGGACGGCAAGCCAGTCGTCGAGCTGAGGTTCGATGGCCACCGGTCCATCTACCGCAATGCGACGGCCGTCACCGCATCGGTGGGGGCGCGCTCCGCGCTCGGCCAGAAGTACGTCGCCTTCAACCCCGGTTCACCACAAGCCGGAGCCGTCGACCCCGGGGAGGTCATCCCGGCCTCGGAAACGACCGGAGCCCAGGAACTGTCGGACCTGCTCGCCGTGCTGGACGAGCCCACCCGCAAGGCGCTGGGCTCGACGCTCCGGGAAACAGGCGGCGGTGTCGCAGGCCATACGCAGGACCTGCGAGACACGCTGGCCGCTCTGCCGACCGAGCTGCCCGACCTGGGGACCGTGTCGCGCGCGCTGACCACGGAGGGGGGTGCCGACCTTGTCCAGACACTGCAGGCCGTGGATCGCTTCAGCGGCCGCTTCCAGGGCCGGGAGCAGCAACTCAGCAACCTTGTGCGCCAGCTCGACACCACCCTACGCTCGGTCGCCGTCGACGACGCCAGGCCGGTGTCCGACGCGCTGACCAAGGCGCCGGACACGCTGACCAAGGTCCGCGGCAGCCTCGAGGCCCTGCGGCGGCCGCTGGCCGACACCGAGGCCGCCGCGGCGGCATTGCGGCCCGGAGCACAGGCGCTCGGCCAGGCAACCCCCGATGTGCGCGGCGTGCTGCGAGAAGGGATTCCGCCGTTGAACAAGGTGCCCGGTGTCGCGGGGCAGGCGATGCCCGCGGTGGACGGCCTGACTCGGACGTTCACCGATGCGCGCCCGGTGGCGCCGCGTATCCGGGAGGCGGTCGGCTCGGCGCAGCAACCCCTGGCCGTTCTGGCGCCCTACGCCCCGGAGATCTCGCTGTGGTTCACCCACGCCACCGACGCCCTGCATCAGGGTGATGCGGCTGGCCACTGGCTGCGCTTCTCACCGCCGGTCGGGACGAGCACCGCGACCGGCATCGTGCGGGGCCTGCGTGACCCGCTGACTGCGCGCAACCCGTACCCGGCACCCGGCGAGGCCGCACGAGACAAGAGCACACTGCTGGGACCGAGGTGA
- a CDS encoding MlaD family protein — MESNPRKRLARARRSPFRLGLVFIVVALVVGVGLFNKDPILTTLKPGTTFAIHFARDYHLRPYVTEVKVAGVPVGKVTAVEPGSDGSARVEVKVDGDIPGKLRSAPSAVIRPATLLGGKYYLDLVPGGQPGDFGGTIPVARTEVPVELDKVTRALPPDTLESATSAVDSLDRTLDERGRAALDRLLADAPGTLDPAATVLDAARGTRPATDLTHVVGGLESTARTLTEQPGQLDAIVRDLDTLGTVLGRRSADLADALATLPRTLDSTNAGLRRLDGTLIRLRDTADPARPVAAELDTALAHADPVLAKARPLVTDLKNLLVDARPVVERLVPTARDATPVLDDVRGPVLDRLNGPVKATVLSPYHGTGPYSDTGGDRPLYQELAYMFANVDRASSMTDANGASIAFHPGVAPGTLAGLPISLEQLFRNLTGIGKGEPR, encoded by the coding sequence ATGGAATCGAATCCGCGGAAGAGGCTCGCACGGGCCCGGCGCTCCCCGTTCCGACTCGGCCTGGTCTTCATCGTCGTAGCGTTGGTGGTCGGCGTCGGCCTGTTCAACAAGGACCCCATTCTCACCACGTTGAAGCCGGGCACGACATTCGCGATCCACTTCGCCCGGGACTACCATCTTCGTCCCTACGTCACGGAGGTCAAGGTCGCCGGGGTCCCGGTCGGCAAGGTCACCGCCGTCGAACCGGGGTCCGACGGCTCCGCGCGAGTCGAGGTCAAGGTCGACGGCGACATTCCGGGCAAGCTCCGCTCCGCGCCGTCCGCGGTGATCCGCCCCGCCACACTCCTGGGTGGCAAGTACTACCTCGATCTCGTACCCGGAGGGCAGCCCGGGGACTTCGGCGGCACCATCCCGGTCGCGCGAACGGAGGTCCCAGTGGAGCTCGACAAGGTCACCCGGGCGTTGCCACCCGACACGCTGGAGTCCGCGACGTCGGCCGTTGATTCGCTGGATCGCACGTTGGACGAACGTGGCCGCGCCGCGCTGGACCGGCTCCTCGCCGATGCCCCAGGCACGTTGGACCCGGCGGCCACCGTACTCGACGCCGCCCGGGGCACGCGCCCGGCAACGGACCTCACTCACGTCGTGGGGGGCCTGGAGTCGACGGCGCGGACGCTGACCGAGCAGCCAGGGCAACTGGACGCCATCGTGCGTGACCTGGACACCCTGGGCACCGTGCTGGGGCGGCGCTCGGCCGACCTGGCGGACGCGCTCGCGACGTTGCCCCGGACCCTGGACTCGACGAACGCTGGGCTGCGCCGCCTGGATGGCACGCTGATCCGGCTGCGGGACACCGCTGACCCGGCGCGCCCCGTCGCGGCGGAACTCGACACCGCGCTGGCGCATGCCGATCCCGTACTGGCGAAGGCCCGCCCATTGGTGACCGACCTGAAGAACCTGCTGGTCGATGCCAGGCCCGTCGTGGAGCGGCTGGTGCCCACCGCCCGCGACGCCACGCCCGTGCTCGACGACGTGCGTGGCCCGGTGCTGGACCGCCTCAACGGTCCGGTCAAAGCCACGGTCCTTTCGCCCTACCACGGCACCGGGCCCTACTCGGACACCGGCGGAGACAGGCCGCTGTACCAGGAGCTGGCGTACATGTTCGCCAATGTCGACCGGGCCTCCTCCATGACCGACGCCAACGGCGCCTCGATCGCGTTCCATCCTGGAGTCGCCCCAGGCACGCTCGCCGGCCTGCCGATCAGCCTGGAACAGCTGTTCCGCAACCTCACCGGCATCGGGAAGGGAGAGCCACGATGA
- a CDS encoding integrase core domain-containing protein: DQARKPWRTVEQVEFATAEWVDWFNHRRLHEYCGDIPPVELETAYYVHDRAQQPAELLNP, from the coding sequence CTGATCAAGCCCGTAAGCCGTGGCGCACGGTCGAGCAGGTCGAGTTCGCCACCGCCGAATGGGTCGACTGGTTCAATCACCGCCGTCTCCACGAGTACTGCGGCGACATCCCACCGGTCGAACTCGAAACCGCCTACTACGTTCACGACCGGGCCCAGCAACCCGCTGAGCTCTTAAACCCATAG
- a CDS encoding MlaE family ABC transporter permease gives MTSTDISVSSRRPSREPEAKTRTLGGLGSSVAKPFEQAGEMVRLLGVVLYSAIRHPMGYWGEVRDQMFLTLRLCSIPMIISTIAFGLGAPGLQGGNIFYLFGIPERLGSFFIMASVREFAPWINAMIIAGVMGTAITADLGARRIREEIDAMEVLGVDPIRTLVVPRVVALTLITGLMDIVALVFGVVGGYIAAVPILEANPSAFVASFFDNATTTDIWASVVKTSLFGMIIGVVCCYKGMNPGSGPIGVGKAVNQAVVIAFATIWIVNAVFTAIILGVNPDMIVFK, from the coding sequence TTGACTTCCACCGACATCTCGGTGTCATCGCGGCGGCCGTCGCGCGAGCCCGAAGCCAAAACGCGCACACTTGGTGGTCTCGGTTCGTCGGTAGCGAAGCCGTTCGAGCAGGCCGGCGAGATGGTGCGGCTACTCGGTGTCGTTCTGTACTCGGCGATTCGCCACCCGATGGGCTACTGGGGCGAGGTCCGGGACCAGATGTTCCTCACGCTGAGGTTGTGCTCAATTCCGATGATCATTTCCACGATCGCATTCGGACTTGGCGCACCTGGCCTCCAAGGTGGCAACATCTTCTATCTGTTCGGCATTCCCGAGCGTCTGGGTTCGTTCTTCATCATGGCGAGCGTGCGCGAGTTCGCGCCGTGGATCAACGCGATGATCATCGCCGGAGTCATGGGCACCGCCATCACCGCCGACCTCGGTGCGCGCCGTATTCGGGAAGAGATCGACGCCATGGAAGTGCTCGGCGTCGATCCGATCCGGACGCTTGTGGTGCCTCGAGTTGTCGCGCTGACGCTCATCACGGGATTGATGGACATCGTGGCGTTGGTATTCGGCGTCGTCGGTGGATACATCGCGGCCGTCCCTATTCTCGAGGCGAATCCGAGCGCCTTCGTGGCGAGCTTTTTCGACAACGCGACAACGACCGATATCTGGGCGAGCGTGGTCAAGACGTCGCTGTTCGGCATGATCATAGGCGTCGTCTGCTGCTACAAGGGGATGAACCCGGGGAGCGGCCCCATCGGTGTCGGCAAGGCGGTGAACCAGGCGGTCGTCATCGCATTCGCGACCATCTGGATCGTCAATGCCGTGTTCACCGCGATCATTCTCGGTGTGAACCCGGACATGATTGTCTTCAAGTGA